In Ascaphus truei isolate aAscTru1 chromosome 5, aAscTru1.hap1, whole genome shotgun sequence, one genomic interval encodes:
- the KICS2 gene encoding KICSTOR subunit 2, with the protein MVVPSLQESGAAPWQDPGDAPAEVVEEEAEEEGDDDDELVLMMSSEDQGMIQLAVPVEQAVLETTFSHLGIFSYDKAKDNVEKEKEANRSAGASWSSMLAALAHLAAAEKAYHSMSFLGQKPGGQSFFSRKDSIRTNYTSLYNELKKVVTTGRNAIGGTAPHLEELLSHLSEQLCYFVQARMEIADFYEKMYTLSSQKFINSEELVNILESILKKYSSRFHHPILSPLESGFQLEVDVLAHLLKAQTQICEWKFLPSLVNLHSAHTKLQTWGQIFEKQRETKKHLFGGQSQKAVQPPHLFLWLMKFKNILLAKFSFYFHEALSRQTSEMKTLTAKTNPDYFGKISSFIRKYDAINVSLIFDNRGSENFQGHGYHHPDSYREAPKGVDQYPAVVSLPNDRPVMHWPNVIMIMTDKTPDLNTLDKVVHFYDDKVQSTYFLTRPEPHFTIVVILESKKSERDSHFISFLNELSHSLKNSRALANLKPGSKG; encoded by the exons ATGGTGGTGCCGTCGCTGCAGGAGTCAGGCGCAGCCCCCTGGCAAGATCCGGGCGATGCTCCGGCGGAGGTTGTGGAAGAGGAGGCGGAGGAGGaaggcgacgacgacgacgagcTGGTGCTAATGATGAGCTCGGAGGACCAGGGGATGATCCAGTTGGCGGTGCCGGTGGAGCAGGCCGTGCTGGAGACTACTTTCTCTCACCTCGGCATCTTCTCATACGACAAGGCCAAGGACAACgtggagaaggagaaggaggccAACAGGAGTGCCGGGGCCTCGTGGTCCTCCATGCTGGCGGCTCTGGCTCACCTCGCGGCGGCGGAGAAGGCTTATCACAGCATGAGCTTCCTGGGCCAGAAGCCGG GTGGCCAGTCCTTCTTCAGTAGAAAGGATTCCATCAGAACGAATTACACATCATTATACAATGAACTGAAGAAGGTGGTAACCACAGGTAGGAATGCCATTGGAGGGACTGCTCCACACTTAGAAGAGCTGCTTTCCCACCTATCGGAGCAGCTGTGCTATTTTGTCCAGGCACGCATGGAAATTGCGGACTTCTATGAGAAAATGTACACTTTGAGCAGCCAAAAGTTCATCAATTCAGAGGAGCTGGTCAACATTTTGGAATCCATCTTAAAGAAGTACAGCTCAAG GTTTCACCACCCCATACTGTCTCCTCTGGAAAGCGGATTTCAGCTTGAAGTGGATGTCCTTGCCCACCTTTTGAAAGCCCAGACTCAGATTTGCGAGTGGAAGTTCCTCCCGTCCCTGGTAAACCTGCACAGCGCTCACACCAAGTTACAGACCTGGGGTCAAATatttgagaagcagagagagaccaaGAAGCATCTATTTGGCGGACAGTCTCAAAAGGCTGTGCAGCCCCCACACCTCTTCCTCTGGCTCATGAAGTTTAAAAACATCCTCCTTGCCAAGTTCAGCTTTTACTTCCATGAGGCACTTAGTCGTCAGACCTCAGAGATGAAGACTCTGACTGCTAAAACAAACCCAGACTATTTTGGGAAAATATCCAGTTTCATTAGAAAATACGACGCTATCAATGTCTCCTTAATTTTTGACAACCGGGGGTCAGAGAACTTTCAGGGTCATGGTTATCACCATCCAGATTCTTACCGGGAAGCACCAAAAGGTGTGGACCAGTACCCAGCAGTTGTGTCTTTACCCAATGATAGACCTGTAATGCACTGGCCCAATGTCATCATGATCATGACTGACAAGACTCCCGACCTGAACACTTTGGACAAGGTTGTCCACTTCTACGATGACAAAGTTCAAAGCACGTATTTTCTAACACGCCCCGAGCCACATTTTACCATCGTAGTGATTTTGGAGTCGAAAAAGTCAGAGAGAGACTCTCATTTCATCTCCTTTCTCAATGAGCTGTCCCACTCCCTCAAAAACTCAAGAGCGTTGGCAAATTTGAAACCAGGCTCCAAAGGTTAA
- the RPL18A gene encoding large ribosomal subunit protein eL20: MKASGTLREYKVIGRSLPTTKTPAPPLYRMRIFAPNHVVAKSRFWYFVSQLKKMKKASGEIVYCGQVFEKSPLRVKNFGIWLRYDSRSGTHNMYREYRDLTTAAAVTQCYRDMGARHRARAHSIQIMKVEVIAANKCRRPAIKQFHDSKIKFPLPHRVLRRQHKPRFTTKRPNTFF, translated from the exons ATGAAGGCGTCGGGCACT cTGAGGGAGTATAAGGTCATCGGGCGCAGTCTGCCTACAACGAAGACTCCTGCTCCACCCCTGTATCGCATGCGAATCTTTGCACCCAACCATGTGGTTGCCAAGTCCCGATTCTGGTACTTCGTCTCTCAGCTTAAAAAGATGAAGAAGGCGTCTGGAGAAATAGTGTACTGCGGACAG GTCTTTGAGAAGTCTCCACTGAGGGTGAAGAATTTTGGCATCTGGCTGCGCTATGACTCTCGTAGTGGAACACACAATATGTACAGGGAGTACAGAGACCTGACCACTGCTGCTGCGGTAACACAATGCT ACCGTGACATGGGTGCCCGCCATCGTGCTCGTGCCCACTCCATTCAGATCATGAAGGTTGAGGTGATTGCTGCCAACAAATGCCGCAGACCTGCCATCAAGCAGTTCCAT gacTCAAAGATCAAGTTCCCTCTGCCACACAGAGTTCTGCGCCGCCAGCACAAGCCACGTTTCACCACCAAGAGACCAAACACCTTCTTCTAA